Within Metabacillus sp. KUDC1714, the genomic segment TCGACCTTTTCAATATCGTGAACCCCTTTTAGATCAGCTAAAGAGGTAATCGGTCTCTTCGTATCAACAAGAAGATTTGTTCTTGTTAAGTGTCGAAGCTCATGTAAGGTACCTGTTTCAATGATTTTCCCCTGGCGAATGATTCCAACCGTATCACATAATCTCTCAACTTCTGATAAAATATGGCTGGAAAGCAGTACACTTTTTCCTGCTGATTTTGCATCCATGACACAATCTTGAAATACTTTTTCCATTAAGGGATCAAGACCTGATGTTGGCTCATCTAAAATATACAGGTCGGCATCAGAAGAAAAGGCAGCAATTAAGGCAACCTTTTGGCGATTACCCTTTGAATAGCTTCGACACTTTTTTGATGGATCTAGATTGAATTTTTCAATCAATTCCTCACGGCGGCTTTTGTTGGTCGTCCCACGCAATGTCATAAAAAGATCAATCACTTCCCCGCCTGTTAAGTTCGGCCATAGATTCACATCGCCAGGTACATAAGCAATCCGCTTATGAATGTCAACCGCATCCTTCCAAGCGTCCTTGCCAAAAATCGTTGCTTCTCCTTCTGATGCTTGCAAAATTCCTAATAAAATTCGAATCGTTGTTGACTTTCCCGCCCCATTCGGACCAATAAAACCATAGACTTCACCACGATTCACTTCCATATTTACTCCGTTTAATGCAGTGAACTTTCCAAATTTCTTCGTCAAATTCGTTGTTTTCAGTATCGACATGTCAGATCCTCCCCAAAGTATCCTCATTGCTATTCCGTTACCATTTCATTTACAATTCAATAAGTTATGAAATATTTAAACTTATATAGTTCATAATATATAAAAAATATCTTGTTGACAATATTTTATGAACTATTTCATTTGTTTTATTACATAAATTTCATTAAACTAAAAATGAGGTGAACGAAATGGACGGCTTCCAAAGGCGTAGAGAACAAAAGAAACGGAATATCCTAGAGGCGGCATTAACTTTATTTATGGAGTATGGAATTCAAAAGGTTTCGATTTCAGAAATAGCGAAAAAAGCAAATGTCTCGCAAGTAACAATCTATAATTATTTTGAAAGTAAGCATCAGTTAATTCATGATGTGTTCATTTATTATATTGAAAAATCATACACTCATTTTGAAAAAATTGTTATTGCTGACATACCTTTTCCAGAAAAGATAAAACAGTTTATTTTTTCGAAAAAAGAAACAGCCAAACAAATTCATGAAGAGCTTTATCAGCATTTGATGAAGGAATATGCACAGGAAGGTAATTATATCGAAAGTTTATATGCCCAAAAGGTCATACCTCTCTTTACTCACCTATTAAATGAAGGAAAGGAACAGGGGTTTGTTGATCCAAATTTATCAAATGAAGCAATATTATTTTATGTAAAGATGATGAGTGATTATATCCAAAGAGAAGAGGTCTATCAGAGCATATTACCGATGACGGAGGATATTACGAATATTTTATTTTATGGGATTGTTGGTAAAAAGGACTAATTAGATTGCCGAAAATACATTTC encodes:
- a CDS encoding ABC transporter ATP-binding protein, whose amino-acid sequence is MSILKTTNLTKKFGKFTALNGVNMEVNRGEVYGFIGPNGAGKSTTIRILLGILQASEGEATIFGKDAWKDAVDIHKRIAYVPGDVNLWPNLTGGEVIDLFMTLRGTTNKSRREELIEKFNLDPSKKCRSYSKGNRQKVALIAAFSSDADLYILDEPTSGLDPLMEKVFQDCVMDAKSAGKSVLLSSHILSEVERLCDTVGIIRQGKIIETGTLHELRHLTRTNLLVDTKRPITSLADLKGVHDIEKVDHGLSFQVDSNELDAVMQYISQFGLVKLESSPPTLEDLFMRHYQGTDSISNIGGGES
- a CDS encoding TetR/AcrR family transcriptional regulator — translated: MDGFQRRREQKKRNILEAALTLFMEYGIQKVSISEIAKKANVSQVTIYNYFESKHQLIHDVFIYYIEKSYTHFEKIVIADIPFPEKIKQFIFSKKETAKQIHEELYQHLMKEYAQEGNYIESLYAQKVIPLFTHLLNEGKEQGFVDPNLSNEAILFYVKMMSDYIQREEVYQSILPMTEDITNILFYGIVGKKD